A stretch of the Candidatus Binataceae bacterium genome encodes the following:
- a CDS encoding glycosyltransferase family 39 protein yields the protein MTGSEARGAAFAQSPPEGSADTDRLTHWLSQYSEPRVVGTLAAVAAAIRLFLVVTSYCISADGVAYIAMAREFYAGRPREALAWVFSPLYPFLVSIIYRAIGNWELAGELLSVALGTAGVVWLYYLMREAYGRRGVAAGAAALAAIHPMLAAYSASARTEAGYIALLTATLLLVVRGVKRQRLADVAAAAIVCGLAYLYRTEAIGVPALLAAMLAGGSFVWRRWTLRWGLAAAGVLIAIFLLVAAPYLLWLRAFTGHWTVGRQLVTITMEATGMTVGKLERFREMGYQPTTSWLTAIELDPRTYVRKVERDFFGSCYSLVQALGPLLCAGLIIGLWADSRSIAARWGETMLAALFAMYFVGFVLTGTGTRLMLHVVPFTFGWVVIGLDETAGWLDARLSRTRSPLGRMLSGPAVVFVVLIALLPRTLFPLGYDQRGMRYAGQEIARRRDAAAAVAGTDPRVAFYAGAGFVPLPAAPAPRDDLCGWLAAHPSASYLMMDDRGEREWGGAGGGPCLNLIKRYPRNGTAHYDLFSVRRAGTVTPR from the coding sequence GTGACTGGATCTGAAGCCCGCGGCGCCGCTTTTGCCCAGAGCCCTCCCGAAGGATCGGCCGATACCGATCGCCTTACGCACTGGCTCTCGCAATATTCCGAGCCTCGCGTGGTCGGCACACTGGCGGCAGTGGCGGCGGCGATCCGCCTTTTTCTGGTCGTCACCAGCTACTGCATCTCGGCGGACGGCGTGGCCTATATAGCGATGGCGCGCGAGTTTTACGCCGGACGCCCCCGGGAAGCGCTCGCCTGGGTCTTCTCGCCGCTCTACCCCTTCCTCGTCTCCATAATCTATCGCGCAATTGGCAACTGGGAACTTGCGGGCGAGCTTTTGTCGGTGGCGCTCGGCACCGCCGGCGTCGTGTGGCTGTACTACCTGATGCGCGAGGCCTATGGACGCCGCGGCGTGGCCGCCGGCGCAGCCGCGCTCGCGGCGATCCATCCGATGCTCGCCGCTTATTCGGCTTCGGCGCGCACCGAGGCCGGGTACATCGCGCTCCTGACCGCGACGCTGCTGCTCGTGGTGCGCGGGGTCAAGCGCCAACGTCTGGCGGACGTCGCGGCCGCCGCAATAGTCTGTGGACTCGCCTATCTGTATCGCACCGAGGCAATCGGGGTTCCCGCGCTCCTCGCCGCGATGCTGGCCGGTGGTTCGTTCGTCTGGCGCCGATGGACGCTGCGGTGGGGCCTCGCCGCCGCCGGCGTGCTTATCGCGATATTCCTGCTCGTCGCTGCGCCCTACCTGCTTTGGCTGCGCGCATTTACGGGCCATTGGACGGTCGGCCGGCAGCTCGTCACGATAACGATGGAGGCAACCGGCATGACGGTCGGCAAGCTCGAGCGATTTCGCGAGATGGGTTATCAGCCGACAACCTCGTGGCTGACCGCGATCGAACTCGACCCTCGCACCTACGTAAGAAAAGTCGAGCGCGACTTTTTCGGCTCGTGCTACTCGCTTGTCCAGGCCCTCGGACCGCTGCTGTGCGCTGGACTGATCATCGGTCTCTGGGCCGACAGCCGTTCGATCGCTGCGCGGTGGGGAGAGACGATGCTCGCGGCGCTGTTCGCGATGTACTTCGTCGGGTTCGTGCTCACGGGCACCGGTACGCGCCTGATGCTTCATGTGGTCCCGTTTACGTTCGGATGGGTCGTAATCGGACTTGACGAGACCGCGGGATGGCTCGATGCGCGCCTCTCGCGGACGCGCTCGCCGCTTGGACGGATGCTGTCGGGTCCGGCAGTCGTTTTTGTCGTCCTAATCGCGCTCCTGCCGCGCACGCTGTTCCCGCTCGGCTACGACCAGCGCGGCATGCGCTATGCCGGGCAGGAGATCGCCCGGCGCAGGGATGCCGCGGCGGCCGTCGCGGGAACTGACCCCCGCGTGGCCTTTTATGCCGGCGCAGGCTTTGTCCCGCTGCCGGCCGCTCCCGCGCCGCGAGATGACCTCTGCGGGTGGCTTGCGGCACATCCTTCGGCCAGTTATCTCATGATGGATGACCGCGGCGAGCGGGAATGGGGCGGAGCCGGGGGGGGGCCATGTCTGAATTTGATCAAGCG
- a CDS encoding cold shock domain-containing protein — translation MSNGTVKWFSSKKGYGFITMEDGQEVFVHYTSIDGNGFRSLEQGEEVQFEVAQGPKGLQAAKVSRR, via the coding sequence ATGTCTAACGGCACGGTCAAATGGTTTAGTTCCAAGAAAGGCTACGGCTTCATTACCATGGAAGACGGGCAGGAGGTATTCGTCCACTACACTTCGATCGACGGCAACGGCTTTCGCTCACTAGAGCAAGGCGAGGAAGTTCAGTTCGAGGTCGCCCAGGGACCCAAGGGACTTCAGGCAGCCAAGGTATCGCGCCGCTAG